Proteins encoded within one genomic window of Anastrepha ludens isolate Willacy chromosome 4, idAnaLude1.1, whole genome shotgun sequence:
- the LOC128859999 gene encoding uncharacterized protein LOC128859999: MRRLWILVICSAILSVCDVCTETTTSSIEFFTTTIAPITTTPFVNTFETTATPTNVSLPALAAKLVRQRRQHPFTIIRHVVRPTKRGTKSRRRYKWPKYKYGSTHSNVGQPISYYKPTKQYLPDISNPPKYSHFEELDLTNHFNSADYEVRPPNGNHYEAQAMDLDFYSHASHAFQELPKVSHIEYSSYDADKEVPTYSYTTTKTKKSKPFHKNAPKQHGGAYEISSSSDFEEAHTFSPPEKVYDMHPMGSYDTPSSANGNKFYEFTSSEANSPSDIHIPATKYGVPDLNIPLLFSPPTKQPDYHAPNPSTVNSYDVYDKKIPNSGYSSSKSSGHHSFAEPPAKTNVEITYSPSYEINLPPSNQKPSLIENYHPTSGNFAEPPVHPPITYSVPKTTAHPPATYQIPQSPDPPSYNQPEPPEPPSYDFYEPHPSPPYETPESQDQPSYDAPESQEPPPYQVPDSPASPSYEEPEPPIHPPSGAFEVPETQPPPFYGAPESPKQPPDADYTSTASHSEYPQPDYITPSEELPINSNYMPPAYNYPKSSYEVPIYDPIPFEASSNEEHETYPPHSFESHNMNGHAQSGSSPVPTVTAPATHTPKQDNGDNVPPSSTIKGRRASSKRKHMRNSTPKHILDTPELEEAFEASQRNKNQFTLNKDADVDESNQVRAQPNSNEGNYFLPTISPDTANDHSYVSTAWNPVRIRGGSTPTVLPAVKGQTSSTPTPTMLRPKGRRPNAVRTSNRQQTMAEYTPASTVTSTRQTTPLNDKGEKRTIVSVDKSRSYSYYGGTPMTPNENGQTLYRTRSNPQRQPTRTPPVTRQKVSARDETAPHRTTKSVFETTYFKSPHNDNYERHLATFVKSLPSNHKLF, translated from the exons ATGCGGCGACTTTGGATACTCGTC ATTTGTTCTGCAATACTCTCAGTGTGCGATGTTTGCACGGAAACAACAACCAGTTCCATAGAATTtttcacaacaacaatagcGCCTATTACTACAACACCGTTCGTTAACACATtcgaaacaacagcaacaccaacaaacgTATCCTTGCCGGCGTTGGCAGCTAAGTTAGTACGCCAGCGCCGTCAACATCCTTTCACCATTATCCGACATGTGGTGCGTCCAACGAAGCGCGGCACAAAATCGCGTAGGCGTTACAAGTGGCCTAAATATAAATATGGCTCAACGCATTCCAATGTCGGTCAACCGATCTCCTACTATAAACCAACCAAGCAATATTTGCCAGACATTTCAAATCCACCGAAATATTCACATTTCGAGGAATTGGATCTGACAAATCACTTTAATTCTGCCGATTATGAAGTGCGTCCACCAAACGGCAATCATTATGAGGCCCAAGCAATGGATTTGGATTTCTATAGTCATGCCAGTCACGCTTTTCAAGAGTTACCGAAGGTATCACATATAGAATACAGCAGTTATGACGCAGATAAGGAGGTGCCCACCTATTCGTACACAacaacgaaaacgaaaaaaagtaaGCCATTTCATAAAAATGCACCGAAACAGCATGGTGGAGCATATGAAATATCTAGCAGTAGTGATTTTGAAGAAGCGCACACGTTTAGTCCACCAGAAAAGGTTTATGATATGCACCCGATGGGCAGCTATGATACGCCCTCCTCGGCAAATGGCAACAAGTTCTACGAGTTCACTTCATCGGAAGCAAATTCTCCTTCCGATATTCATATACCGGCTACAAAGTATGGTGTGCCGGATCTAAATATACCGTTACTTTTTTCTCCACCCACAAAGCAACCCGATTATCACGCACCAAATCCATCAACGGTGAATAGCTACGatgtttatgataaaaaaataccaaactctGGTTACAGTTCCAGCAAAAGTTCAGGTCATCACAGCTTTGCCGAGCCGCCGGCTAAAACAAATGTCGAGATTACATATTCGCCATCTTATGAAATCAACTTACCACCATCCAACCAAAAGCCTTCGTTGATAGAAAACTATCACCCAACATCCGGAAATTTTGCTGAGCCACCAGTACATCCTCCAATTACGTATAGCGTGCCCAAAACTACAGCACATCCACCAGCCACCTACCAAATACCTCAATCACCTGATCCGCCTTCATATAACCAGCCTGAGCCACCAGAGCCACCATCTTATGACTTCTATGAACCACATCCATCACCACCTTATGAAACTCCTGAATCTCAAGATCAGCCATCTTATGACGCTCCGGAATCGCAGGAACCTCCACCTTACCAAGTTCCTGATTCGCCTGCATCTCCATCTTATGAAGAGCCTGAGCCGCCTATACATCCGCCATCAGGTGCTTTTGAAGTACCTGAAACGCAACCACCACCGTTTTATGGCGCACCCGAGTCTCCAAAACAACCGCCTGATGCGGACTATACCAGTACAGCTTCGCACTCAGAATATCCTCAGCCCGACTACATAACACCCTCTGAAGAGTTACCCATAAATTCGAATTATATGCCGCCTGCATATAATTACCCCAAGTCAAGTTATGAAGTGCCTATTTACGATCCAATACCATTCGAGGCATCGAGCAACGAGGAACATGAAACCTATCCACCACACTCGTTTGAAAGCCACAACATGAATGGTCACGCACAATCGGGATCCTCACCAGTGCCAACAGTAACTGCGCCCGCTACACATACACCGAAACAAGACAACGGCGACAACGTACCTCCTTCCAGCACCATAAAGGGGCGCAGAGCATCAAGCAAGCGTAAACATATGCGCAACAGCACTCCCAAGCACATTTTAGACACACCCGAGCTGGAAGAAGCATTCGAAGCAAGTCAACGAAATAAAAATCAGTTTACCCTAAACAAGGACGCTGATGTCGATGAATCCAATCAAGTGCGTGCACAACCCAACAGCAACGAGGGTAATTATTTTCTACCCACAATATCGCCAGATACAGCGAACGACCATAGTTACGTCAGTACTGCATGGAATCCAGTACGTATCCGTGGTGGAAGTACACCAACAGTCCTGCCAGCAGTGAAAGGACAAACGTCATCCACACCTACCCCTACCATGTTACGACCAAAAGGGCGTAGACCTAACGCTGTTAGGACCTCTAATCGACAACAAACAATGGCGGAATATACACCTGCAAGTACAGTTACAAGCACGCGCCAAACGACTCCATTAAATGACAAAGGCGAGAAGCGTACAATAGTATCGGTAGATAAATCGCGTTCGTATAGTTATTACGGTGGCACTCCGATGACACCGAATGAAAACGGTCAGACTTTGTACCGAACGCGCTCGAATCCTCAGCGGCAGCCAACACGTACGCCTCCTGTTACGAGGCAAAAGGTTTCTGCGAGAGACGAAACAGCACCCCATCGTACAACGAAAAGTGTATTTGAAACGACTTATTTCAAAAGCCCTCATAACGATAACTACGAACGACATCTGGCAACATTTGTGAAGAGTTTGCCAAGCAATCATAAACTCTTTTGA